One stretch of Arachis hypogaea cultivar Tifrunner chromosome 20, arahy.Tifrunner.gnm2.J5K5, whole genome shotgun sequence DNA includes these proteins:
- the LOC112784834 gene encoding protein NTM1-like 9 has translation MGAVVDCYPPHAGEVAVLSLNSLPLGFRFRPSDEELVDYYLRQKINGNGEEVWVIREIDVCKWEPWDLPDLSVIRNKDPEWFFFCPQDRKYPNGHRLNRATNHGYWKATGKDRKIKSGSTLIGMKKTLVFYTGRAPKGKRTNWVMHEYRPTLKELDGTNPGQNAYVLCRLFKKQDESLEVSNCDEVEQTDSAPMAANYSPEEIQSDQALAEVSPSQVTDEKHQGVIPENSEEAVSNVITSADCHSDGYDACERRNQAFELPAEDIPPLNWDIFNDPEDKIFDDKLFSPVHSHIPPEFYYQANNETNIADILNSVNWDEISYEDPYSQAQNNFFNNVKQSVSGSEPDAGLTNMTCVHPTNVVYPEEAIHRKVALATTPQFCSTFTSDFSADEQKSSVALIQNNSQMASFPDARTVQVYNVFNDYEQPRNLNTYVSGDTGIKIRTRQVRNEQPAMIFTDQGNAARRIRLLKQCADVSNKMADDGSPKQEHDSKPIIAGNKNKTFKSHTADKHDTANDLNERQEKTESTDKRNMISKLAKGGSSMLGLKGLLRRRLSYISKASSNFKMWSCVVVASAFVLVSFVFFANIWGYINL, from the exons ATGGGAGCCGTTGTTGACTGTTATCCGCCGCACGCCGGCGAGGTTGCAGTTTTGTCTCTCAATTCGCTTCCCTTAGGTTTCCGATTTCGACCTTCCGACGAGGAGCTTGTTGACTATTATCTGAGACAGAAAATCAACGGAAATGGAGAAGAAGTCTGGGTTATTCGAGAAATCGATGTTTGCAAATGGGAGCCTTGGGACTTGCCAG ATTTGTCGGTGATAAGAAACAAGGATCCGGAGTGGTTCTTCTTCTGTCCACAGGACCGGAAGTATCCAAATGGTCACCGGTTGAACCGAGCAACGAATCATGGGTACTGGAAGGCCACAGGAAAAGATCGTAAGATCAAGTCAGGTTCCACCTTGATTGGGATGAAGAAGACTCTGGTGTTCTACACAGGTCGTGCTCCCAAAGGGAAGAGAACCAATTGGGTCATGCATGAGTACCGCCCCACCCTCAAGGAGCTTGATGGCACCAACCCTGGACAG AATGCGTATGTACTCTGCCGGTTATTCAAGAAACAAGATGAGAGTCTTGAGGTTTCAAACTGTGATGAGGTGGAACAAACAGATTCGGCTCCCATGGCGGCCAATTACTCCCCTGAAGAAATACAGTCTGATCAGGCTCTGGCTGAAGTATCGCCGTCTCAAGTTACAGATGAGAAGCACCAGGGTGTTATCCCTGAGAACTCTGAGGAAGCGGTTTCCAACGTTATAACCTCTGCTGATTGCCATAGTGACGGATATGATGCTTGTGAAAGGCGAAATCAAGCTTTTGAACTACCTGCTGAG GACATTCCGCCGTTGAATTGGGACATATTCAATGACCCCGAAGACAAGATATTTGATGACAAATTATTCTCCCCAGTCCATAGCCATATTCCACCAGAATTTTACTACCAAGCAAACAATGAGACAAATATTGCAGACATCTTAAATTCTGTCAATTGGGATGAGATCTCCTATGAGGATCCCTATAGTCAAGCACAGAACAACTTTTTTAATAATGTTAAGCAAAGTGTATCAGGTAGCGAACCAGATGCAGGGCTGACCAATATGACA TGTGTACACCCGACGAATGTTGTTTATCCCGAGGAGGCAATTCACAGAAAGGTTGCTTTGGCAACAACTCCGCAATTTTGCAGCACCTTCACGTCTGACTTCAGTGCTGATGAGCAGAAGAGCAGTGTCGCGTTAATTCAAAACAATTCCCAGATGGCTTCTTTTCCGGATGCCAGAACAGTCCAAGTGTATAACGTATTCAATGATTATGAGCAGCCGAGAAACCTTAATACCTATGTTAGTGGTGATACTGGAATCAAGATAAGGACTCGACAAGTGCGAAATGAACAACCAGCAATGATCTTTACAGATCAAGGTAATGCAGCAAGGAGAATCCGATTGTTAAAGCAGTGTGCAGATGTCTCAAACAAGATGGCAGATGATGGGAGTCCTAAACAAGAGCATGATTCAAAACCAATAATTGCAGGG AACAAAAACAAAACTTTCAAAAGTCATACTGCAGATAAGCATGATACTGCTAATGATCTGAATGAACGCCAGGAGAAAACTGAATCAACTGATAAAAGAAACATGATATCTAAACTTGCTAAAGGAGGTTCTTCCATGTTGGGGTTGAAGGGATTATTGCGCAGAAGGCTTAGTTACATATCAAAGGCTTCCTCCAATTTCAAAATGTGGTCTTGTGTTGTTGTGGCTTCTGCCTTTGTATTGGTCTCGTTTGTGTTCTTTGCTAACATATGGGGATATATTAACTTATGA